From a single Rosa rugosa chromosome 7, drRosRugo1.1, whole genome shotgun sequence genomic region:
- the LOC133720701 gene encoding protein NRT1/ PTR FAMILY 4.5-like: protein MGEEEGKSDNSLEPMDKKRGGYTASIFIFVLLALDNMGFVANMVSMVLYFLGPMYFDLATAANTLTNFMGTTFLLSLVGGFISDTYLSRYSTCLIFGSIQVLGLSLVTIQAYAKPLQPKFCGVGKSSCMEGGIGFYFYASLYLWALGSGGVKGALPALGGDQFGYKDEAKKLATFFNLFMLSSTLGATIGVTVVVWVSMNKGWYWGFFISTMGSLVGFIVLALGKPFYRLQVPRDSPLIRIFQVIAVAIKNRSLSLPGSSAELYEISEKESAFTNEKISHTKQFSFLDKAAILGKGTKAEPWKVCTVTQVEEVKVLTRMLPILLSTIIMNTCLAQLQTFSVQQGNRSMNRKLGNFEVPAPSIPVIPLIFMSILIPLYEYFFVPFARKITKHPAGITQLQRVGIGLVLSAISMTVAGLVEVKRRHYALAHSPLAPGGISLFWLSFQYAIFGIADMFTLVGLLEFFYREAPAGMKSLSTSFTWLSLSFGYFLSSIFVDIINAVTARIAPSKLGWLHGLDINQNNVNLFYFFLAILSCLNFVNYLYWASWYKYKTEEPDTKVQVEEVNRASLIENENGSKVTTEEASSVQTEENIEKVSSLPLIENENGSKGYN from the exons ATG GGAGAAGAGGAAGGAAAGAGCGACAACTCCCTTGAGCCGATGGACAAGAAAAGGGGTGGATATACTGCCTCCATCTTCATTTTTG TGTTGCTGGCATTGGACAACATGGGGTTTGTTGCAAACATGGTGAGCATGGTCCTCTACTTCTTGGGACCGATGTACTTCGATCTGGCCACAGCTGCCAATACTCTAACAAACTTCATGGGGACAACCTTTTTGCTCTCCCTCGTCGGAGGTTTCATTTCCGATACTTACCTGAGCAGATACTCTACATGTTTGATTTTCGGTTCAATTCAAGTTCTG GGTTTGTCGCTGGTGACAATTCAAGCTTATGCAAAGCCCTTGCAGCCAAAATTTTGTGGTGTTGGCAAGTCAAGTTGTATGGAAGGCGGTATCGGATTCTATTTCTATGCATCCTTGTACTTGTGGGCATTAGGTTCAGGTGGTGTGAAGGGAGCTCTGCCGGCACTTGGTGGTGACCAGTTTGGTTACAAGGATGAAGCAAAGAAACTAGCAACCTTTTTCAATTTGTTCATGCTCAGTTCTACTCTTGGAGCAACTATTGGAGTCACTGTTGTTGTGTGGGTTAGCATGAACAAGGGTTGGTATTGGGGTTTCTTCATATCAACCATGGGATCCCTTGTTGGTTTTATTGTTCTAGCACTGGGAAAGCCTTTCTACCGCCTCCAAGTCCCCCGAGACAGTCCCCTCATCCGCATCTTTCAG GTTATAGCAGTGGCAATAAAAAACAGAAGCTTATCACTGCCAGGGAGCTCTGCAGAACTATATGAGATCAGTGAAAAAGAATCAGCTTTTACTAACGAGAAAATTTCACACACAAAACAATTCAG CTTTCTAGACAAAGCTGCCATACTAGGAAAAGGCACCAAGGCGGAGCCATGGAAGGTTTGCACTGTAACACAAGTGGAAGAAGTCAAGGTCCTAACAAGAATGCTTCCCATTCTATTGAGCACCATCATAATGAACACTTGCTTGGCACAGCTCCAAACTTTCTCGGTCCAACAAGGAAACAGATCCATGAACCGTAAATTGGGAAACTTTGAAGTCCCCGCCCCATCAATCCCGGTCATCCCCCTCATTTTCATGTCCATACTCATTCCTCTTTACGAGTACTTCTTCGTTCCCTTTGCtaggaaaatcacaaaacaCCCCGCGGGAATCACGCAGCTCCAAAGAGTTGGTATTGGACTTGTTCTCTCGGCAATTTCAATGACGGTGGCTGGCTTGGTTGAAGTGAAAAGAAGGCACTATGCGTTGGCCCATAGCCCATTAGCGCCTGGCGGCATTAGTCTCTTTTGGCTTTCCTTCCAGTATGCCATCTTTGGAATTGCAGACATGTTCACTCTAGTTGGACTGCTAGAGTTTTTCTACAGGGAAGCACCAGCAGGCATGAAATCGCTTTCGACTTCATTCACATGGCTGTCACTCTCTTTCGGATACTTCTTGAGTTCGATCTTTGTGGATATCATAAATGCTGTGACAGCAAGAATTGCTCCAAGCAAATTGGGTTGGTTACATGGACTAGACATCAACCAGAACAATGTGAACCTCTTTTACTTTTTCTTGGCCATCCTCAGCTGCCTTAACTTTGTAAATTATCTGTACTGGGCTTCATGGTACAAGTACAAAACAGAAGAGCCTGATACCAAGGTGCAAGTGGAGGAAGTTAACAGAGCTTCTcttattgaaaatgaaaatggaagcAAGGTTACAACTGAAGAAGCCTCCTCTGTTCAAACAGAAGAGAATATAGAAAAGGTTTCAAGTTTACCTcttattgaaaatgaaaatggaagcAAAGGTTACAACTGA